The nucleotide sequence CGGGCGCTGGGGGAGAGGACCCACCCGGCGCCGCTCGTGCTCGACGCGTTCCTCCTGCGGGCCATGTCGGTGGCCGGCTGGGAGCCCGCGCTGTCGGAGTGCGCCCGCTGCGGCGAGGCCGGTCCGCACCGGCACTTCTCCGTCCCCGCCGGCGGCACCGTCTGCCCGGCCTGCCGGCCGACCGGCTCGGCGATGCCCAGCCCCGTGACCATCGAGCTGCTCGACGCGCTGCTGACCGGCGACTGGGACCACGCCGAGGCCAGCCTCGGGATCAACCGGCGCGAGGGCAGCGGCCTCGTCGCCGCGCTCCTGCAGTGGCACCTGGAGCGCGCGCTGCGCTCGCTGCCGCTGGTCGATCGATCCGAACCGTCGGCACCCCGCCGGGAGATGAGCCTGCTCAGTGAGGCGTGAGGTCAAGGCCCCCAGTCCGCACCCGTCGGGCGCGCGACCCCCGCAGCTACCGGCGGACAAGGTGCCCCGGCACGTGGCGATCGTCATGGACGGCAACGGCCGCTGGGCGAAGCAGCGCGGGCTGCCGCGCACCGCCGGTCACGAGGCGGGGGAGTCCTCGCTGTTCGACTGCGTCGAGGGCGCCATCGAGCTCGGCGTGAAGGCGATCAGCGCCTACGCCTTCTCCACGGAGAACTGGCGGCGCAGCCCCGAGGAGGTGCGCTTCCTCATGGGCTTCAACCGTGACGTGATCCGCCGTCGCCGTGACGAGATGCACGAGCTCGGGGTGCGCGTCCGCTGGGCGGGTCGCCGTCCCCGGCTATGGCGCTCGGTGATCAAGGAGCTGGAGGTCGCCGAGGAGCTCACCCGCGACAACGACGTCCTCACCCTCACCATGTGCGTCAACTACGGCGGACGCGCCGAGATCGCCGACGCCGCGGCCGCCATCGCCCGCGAGGTGGCGGCCGGGCGGCTGAACCCGGACAAGGTCGACGAGGACACCGTCGCCCGGTTCCTCGACGAGCCGGACATGCCCGACGTCGACCTGTTCGTGCGCAGCTCCGGGGAGAACCGGACCAGCAACTTCCTGCTCTGGCAGTCCGCCTACGCGGAGTTCGTCTTCCTCGACACCCTCTGGCCCGACTTCGACCGCCGGCACCTGTGGGCGGCGTGCGAGGAGTTCGCGGCGCGGCAGCGCCGCTTCGGCACCGCCTGAGGACGGCGGGAGGTCTCGCCGCGGCGGCGGTGCGCCGTCAGCCGCATGCGGACGGTGACGGCGGGCGCGGATGCGGGCAGGCCGGCCGCGCTGCCGCAGGGGAACGGGCCGCGCTTCGGTCACACTCGGTGAACGCGGCCGACGTGGTTCCGCGGGTGCACCACGGGGAGGGAGCCGCAGCCATGAGCCAGCCCCCCGGTGCCGACGGTCGTCCGGCCCCGCCCGACCCCGAGTTCCCGCCGCCGGGGTCGGATCGGCCGACCACTCCCTCCCCGCAGCCCGGTGGCGAGGACGCGTCAGGGGCGTACGGTGCCGCCTTCGCCGCCGGCTACGGCCCGCCGCCCGAGGCATTCGGTGAGCCGGACCCCGACGACGAGCCACCCGACGGGCCCCGCCGCCGCACCCTCCTGCCGTGGCTCCTCGGCGCGGCCGCGATCCTCCTGTCGGGGCTCGTGCTCCTGCTCGTGTTCCTGCTGAGCTAGGTGTACTGACCGGTCAGGTCGATCAAGCGGGCGTGCGCTCCGACGCCGGCTCCTGGCTGCCCGCGGTGCCGGCCTGGCACGCGCTGCAGGTCCCGAAGACCTCCAGCGTGTGGCTGACGTCGACGAAGCCGTGCTGACCGGCGATCCGGTCGGCCCAGCGCTCGACGGCCGGACCGGCCACCTCCACGGTCAGCCCGCAGCCCCGGCAGACCAGGTGGTGGTGGTGCTGCCGGCTGCACCGCCGGTACAGGGCCTCACCGGTGTCGGTGCGGATGGAGTCCAGCTCCCCGTCGTCGGCCAGCGACTGCACGGCTCGGTACACCGTCGACAGGCCCACGGCATCGCCGGCGTCGCGGAGCCGTGCGTGCACCTCCTGCGCGCTGTGGAAGCCGTCGAGGTCGGCGAAGACGGCTCGGACGGCGGCGCGCTGTCGGGTGGTCCGGACCATGCGCCCATGGTGACAGGCGGGCATGGGAGCGTCTGCGCACGGCTCGGTCGACGACGGGAGGTCCGGTGTTCGCGGTGACACGGCTACGGGTGGCCACGGGCGATGCGGCGGCGCTGGCCGACGCGGTGGCCCGGTTGCTGGCCGCGCTCGCGGGCAGGCCCGGGTTCCGCGACGGCGAGGTCGGCCGGGCCGCCGACGACCCGGCGCTGTGGGCGCTGGTCACCCGCTGGGACGGCGTCGGGGCCTACCGCCGCGCGCTGTCGGCGGCCGAGGTGAAGATCGCCGGTGCCCCGGTCTGGGTGCACGCCGTCGACGAACCGGGTGTCTACCTCACCGACTGACCCGCGGGCCCTACGGTGCCACCGTGGTCAGCCGCACCCGCACCGCCCGCTACGCCCGCCGGCGCAAGCGGCGGATGGACGCCGTCGAGCACGACCTCACCGACGCGCAGTGGATCGCGCTCGAGCACGCGTGGGCTGGGTGCGCGTACTGCGGGTCCATCGGCACGCCCCTGCAGCGGGACTGCGTGCTCCCCATCTCGCGGGGTGGCCGGTACACGTTCGGCAACGTCGTCCCGGCCTGCTGTTCCTGCAACGCCAGCAAGTGCAACGACGAGGTCACCGGGTGGCTGCGGCGCAAGCGGCTGGACGAGCGGGCCTTCCTCGTGCGGCACGCCGAGATCCGGGCCTCGCTCGCACTGCTGTTCCGCCCTGCGGCGTCGGAGCCGTCGGCCACGGCGACCGACTGAGGGCGCCGCGCCACCGGGCAACTACCGTGGGCAGGTCAACCGCCGACCGCCAGCCGGATGGAGCCTCTCCGCGTGAGCACCGCCAAGCACGACCCCGCCCGCCTCGACAAGGTCGTGAACCTCTGCAAGCGACGGGGTTTCGTCTTCCCGTCCGGCGAGATCTACGGCGGCACCCGCTCCGCCTGGGACTACGGCCCGCTGGGCGTCGAGCTCAAGGAGAACATCAAGCGCCAGTGGTGGCGCACCGTCGTGCAGAGCCGGGACGACATCGTGGGCCTGGACTCGTCGGTGATCCTGCCCCGCCAGACGTGGGTGGCCTCCGGTCACGTCGGCGTCTTCACCGACCCGCTGACCGAGTGCCAGAGCTGCCACAAGCGCTTCCGGGCCGACCACCTCGAGGAGGAGTTCGAGGCGCGCAAGGGCCGGGCGCCGGAGAACGGCCTGGCCGACATCGCCTGCCCGAACTGCGGCACCAAGGGCGCGTGGACCGAGCCGCGTGACTTCAACATGATGCTCAAGACCTACCTCGGCCCGGTCGAGGACGAGTCGGGGCTGCACTACCTGCGCCCGGAGACCGCGCAGGGCATCTTCGTGAACTTCGCCAACGTGATGGGTGCGGCCCGGAAGAAGCCGCCGTTCGGCATCGGCCAGATCGGCAAGTCGTTCCGCAACGAGATCACCCCCGGCAACTTCATCTTCCGCACCCGCGAGTTCGAGCAGATGGAGATGGAGTTCTTCGTCGAGCCGGGCAGCGACGAGGAATGGCACCAGTACTGGATCGACGAGCGCACCCGCTGGTACACCGACCTCGGCATCGCCCCGGAGAACCTGCGGCACTACGAGCACGCGAAGGAGAAGCTGTCGCACTACTCGAAGCGCACCGTCGACATCGAGTACCGCTTCGGCTTCCAGGGCTCGGAATGGGGTGAGCTGGAGGGCATCGCCAACCGCACCGACTTCGACCTCTCCACGCACTCGGAGCACTCGGGCACGGACCTGTCCTACTTCGACCAGGCCACCAACACCCGCTGGACGCCGTACGTCATCGAGCCCGCGGCCGGCCTGACCCGCTCGCTGATGGCCTTCCTCATCGAGGGCTACACCGAGGACGAGGCGCCCAACGCCAAGGGCGGGGTCGACGTCCGCACCGTGCTCCGGCTCGACCCGCGGCTGGCGCCGGTGAAGGCCGCCGTCCTGCCGCTGTCGCGCAACGCCGACCTCTCGCCCAAGGCCCGCGACCTCGCGGCGGCGCTGCGGCGGAACTGGAACGTCGACTTCGACGACGCCGGCGCCATCGGCCGCCGGTACCGCCGGCAGGACGAGATCGGCACCCCGTTCTGCCTCACCGTCGACTTCGACACCCTCGAGGACCAGGCGGTGACCATCCGGGAGCGCGACTCGATGAGCCAGGAGCGCGTGGCCCTGGACCAGGCCGAGTCCTACCTCGCGGCGCGGCTCCCCAGCTGCTGACCGACCCCGTGTGTGCGCTGAGGCCCGGTTCCGAGCTCTGGAACCGGGCCTCAGCGCACACGCGGGCCGGATCTCACCTCCCCGCGAACCCGACCCCCAGTAGAAGGAGCTCCCATGTTCGAGACCAATCTCCTCATCGGCACCGAGCAGGTTCCGGCCACCCGCGGGCGGACGTTCGACCGCGCCAACCCGGTCAGCGGCGACGTGGTGACCCGCAGCCAGGCGGCCGGCGTCGCCGATGCGCTCAAGGCCGTCGACGCCGCCGCGGCAGCGTTCGAGAAGTGGGCCGCCACCACGCCCGGCGAGCGCCGGATGAAGCTGCTCGAGGCCGCCGACCTGCTGGAGGCGAACACCGACCGCTTCGTCGAGCGGATGGCCGCCGAGTGCGGTGCGACCGCGGGGTGGGGCCACTTCAACGTCCACCTCGCCGCGGGCATGCTCCGGGAGGCCGCGGGCCTGACGACCCACGTCGGCGGGCAGGTCATCCCCTCGGACATCCCCGGCAGCCTGAGCATGGGCATCCGCCAGCCGGCGGGCGTCGTGATCGGCATCGCGCCGTGGAACGCGCCGGTGATCCTGTCGACCCGCGCCGTGGCGTTCCCGCTCGCCGCCGGGAACACCGTCGTCCTCAAGTGCTCCGAGCTCTCCCCGGCCACGCACATGCTCCTGGGCGAGATCCTGGTCGAGGCCGGCCTGGGCGACGGCGTCGTCAACGTGATCACCGTGGCCCCGGAGGACGCCGCCGAGGTGACCGAGGCGATGGTGGCCCACCCGGCGATCCGCCGGCTCAACTTCACCGGCTCGACCCGGGTCGGCCGCATCATCGGCGAGGTCTGCGCGCGCCACCTCGTGCCCGCGCTCCTCGAGCTGGGGGGCAAGAACCCGCTGCTCGTCCTCGACGACGCCGACATCGACGCCGCCGTCCAGGGGGCGACGTTCGGCGGCTTCGTCAACCAGGGCCACGTCTGCATGTCGACCGACAAGATCATCGTCCACGAGTCGATCGCCGAGGAGTTCGTCGAGAAGTTGGTCGCAAGGGTGGAGTCGCTGCCGATCGGCGA is from Blastococcus sp. HT6-4 and encodes:
- a CDS encoding glycine--tRNA ligase, which codes for MSTAKHDPARLDKVVNLCKRRGFVFPSGEIYGGTRSAWDYGPLGVELKENIKRQWWRTVVQSRDDIVGLDSSVILPRQTWVASGHVGVFTDPLTECQSCHKRFRADHLEEEFEARKGRAPENGLADIACPNCGTKGAWTEPRDFNMMLKTYLGPVEDESGLHYLRPETAQGIFVNFANVMGAARKKPPFGIGQIGKSFRNEITPGNFIFRTREFEQMEMEFFVEPGSDEEWHQYWIDERTRWYTDLGIAPENLRHYEHAKEKLSHYSKRTVDIEYRFGFQGSEWGELEGIANRTDFDLSTHSEHSGTDLSYFDQATNTRWTPYVIEPAAGLTRSLMAFLIEGYTEDEAPNAKGGVDVRTVLRLDPRLAPVKAAVLPLSRNADLSPKARDLAAALRRNWNVDFDDAGAIGRRYRRQDEIGTPFCLTVDFDTLEDQAVTIRERDSMSQERVALDQAESYLAARLPSC
- the recO gene encoding DNA repair protein RecO, which codes for MSAHTPKALYRDEGIVLRTQKLGEADRIVTVLTRRHGKVRAVAKGVRRTKSKFGARLEPFTHVDLQLYTGRNLDIVSQAESIRSYGQEIVADYPAYTAGTAVLETADRLTAEEKEPSLRLFLLVVGALRALGERTHPAPLVLDAFLLRAMSVAGWEPALSECARCGEAGPHRHFSVPAGGTVCPACRPTGSAMPSPVTIELLDALLTGDWDHAEASLGINRREGSGLVAALLQWHLERALRSLPLVDRSEPSAPRREMSLLSEA
- a CDS encoding isoprenyl transferase — encoded protein: MRREVKAPSPHPSGARPPQLPADKVPRHVAIVMDGNGRWAKQRGLPRTAGHEAGESSLFDCVEGAIELGVKAISAYAFSTENWRRSPEEVRFLMGFNRDVIRRRRDEMHELGVRVRWAGRRPRLWRSVIKELEVAEELTRDNDVLTLTMCVNYGGRAEIADAAAAIAREVAAGRLNPDKVDEDTVARFLDEPDMPDVDLFVRSSGENRTSNFLLWQSAYAEFVFLDTLWPDFDRRHLWAACEEFAARQRRFGTA
- a CDS encoding antibiotic biosynthesis monooxygenase codes for the protein MFAVTRLRVATGDAAALADAVARLLAALAGRPGFRDGEVGRAADDPALWALVTRWDGVGAYRRALSAAEVKIAGAPVWVHAVDEPGVYLTD
- a CDS encoding HNH endonuclease; the encoded protein is MVSRTRTARYARRRKRRMDAVEHDLTDAQWIALEHAWAGCAYCGSIGTPLQRDCVLPISRGGRYTFGNVVPACCSCNASKCNDEVTGWLRRKRLDERAFLVRHAEIRASLALLFRPAASEPSATATD
- a CDS encoding transcriptional repressor, giving the protein MVRTTRQRAAVRAVFADLDGFHSAQEVHARLRDAGDAVGLSTVYRAVQSLADDGELDSIRTDTGEALYRRCSRQHHHHLVCRGCGLTVEVAGPAVERWADRIAGQHGFVDVSHTLEVFGTCSACQAGTAGSQEPASERTPA
- a CDS encoding aldehyde dehydrogenase; translation: MFETNLLIGTEQVPATRGRTFDRANPVSGDVVTRSQAAGVADALKAVDAAAAAFEKWAATTPGERRMKLLEAADLLEANTDRFVERMAAECGATAGWGHFNVHLAAGMLREAAGLTTHVGGQVIPSDIPGSLSMGIRQPAGVVIGIAPWNAPVILSTRAVAFPLAAGNTVVLKCSELSPATHMLLGEILVEAGLGDGVVNVITVAPEDAAEVTEAMVAHPAIRRLNFTGSTRVGRIIGEVCARHLVPALLELGGKNPLLVLDDADIDAAVQGATFGGFVNQGHVCMSTDKIIVHESIAEEFVEKLVARVESLPIGDPREGDVVLGSVIGTSTVEHIQRLVDDAVAKGAKVLTKGEPQGTIMPGVVLDHVTPDMEIFHEEIFGPAVTITRVASEEDAVAAANDSAYGLSAAVFTRDAARGFQVARRIESGICHINAPTVHDEAQMPFGGVKDSGYGRFGGLAGIEAFTELRWISMQVEPRVYPF